The following proteins are encoded in a genomic region of Nicotiana sylvestris chromosome 4, ASM39365v2, whole genome shotgun sequence:
- the LOC104217735 gene encoding probable transcription factor At5g61620 produces MGRKCTLCGRNGHNYRTCSEKSKTIKLFGVKISTSSSAICKKDNGRKIKKGIAWTEDEQRLFLKGLEIHGKGKWAKISKDLLPSRTPTQIASHAQKYFMRLEYASNDRKSRKKPSVFDVHLQKTQESMNLEEISEETIVSEHDIKIVPLENQDQETANSQVVTPIATSQSIPNYYNVLPITWVHHMYDYPAFYASGIDSVASTSASGTMDQRLSGVSSHWSQSSKDNLDLTLA; encoded by the coding sequence ATGGGCAGGAAGTGCACGTTGTGTGGTCGCAATGGGCATAACTACAGAACGTGCAGTGAGAAAAGCAAGACCATCAAATTGTTCGGTGTGAAGATCAGTACTAGTAGTAGTGCTATTTGTAAAAAAGACAAtggaagaaaaataaagaaaggaatTGCGTGGACAGAGGATGAACAGAGATTATTCTTGAAAGGATTGGAGATTCATGGGAAAGGTAAGTGGGCAAAGATTAGTAAAGATTTATTGCCAAGTAGAACACCAACACAAATTGCTAGTCatgctcaaaagtattttatgaGATTGGAATATGCTTCCAATGACAGAAAAAGTCGTAAGAAGCCAAGTGTTTTCGACGTTCATCTTCAAAAAACACAGGAGAGTATGAATCTTGAAGAAATCTCAGAAGAGACTATTGTTTCTGAGCATGATATAAAAATTGTTCCGTTGGAAAATCAAGATCAAGAAACTGCAAACTCTCAAGTGGTGACTCCAATTGCAACTAGTCAATCCATTCCCAATTATTACAATGTATTGCCTATTACTTGGGTTCATCATATGTATGATTATCCTGCTTTTTATGCCAGTGGAATTGATTCTGTTGCCTCTACGTCAGCCAGTGGTACAATGGACCAGCGACTTTCTGGAGTTTCATCACACTGGAGTCAATCTTCAAAGGATAATTTAGATCTAACATTAGCATAG